From Bradyrhizobium sp. sBnM-33:
TTCCATCGCCGTTCCCTCCCTGTCCTGACGAACCCCTGCACGGCCATCATTTCAGATGATGGAGTTGATCATCAATCATTATTTGTTCTGATCCTGGCTTCCCTCTACTGTCCCTTCAAATGGCGCAAGACGCTCGAGCGTCTGTTGCGCCGCGACACAGGGAGCGGAACGCGAACCGTCATGCAGGATCGGACGCCCTCACGGCTGATTATCGGCATTTCCGGAGCCTCGGGCGTCGTCTATGGCGTGCGCTTGCTGCAATTGCTCCGCAATGCCGGCGTCGAGACGCATCTTGTGATGTCGAAGACGGCCGAGCTCACCTTCGCCTACGAGACTGACCTTAAGATCTCGGAGGTGAGGGCGCTTGCCAATTTCAACCATGCCATCGACGACATGGCCGCCTCGATCTCCAGCGGTTCCTTTCGTACGGCGGGCATGATCGTCGCTCCCTGTTCGATGCGGTCAATGTCGGAAATCGCGTCCGGCGTCACGACGACGCTGCTGACGCGGGCTGCCGATGTCGTCCTCAAGGAGAAGCGCCGGCTCGTGTTGATGGTGCGCGAAACGCCGCTGCATACGGGTCACCTGCGCACCATGACCGCGCTTTCTGAAATCGGGGCAATCATCGCGCCTCCAGTACCGGCGTTCTACGCCAAGCCCGACAGTCTGGACGATATGATCGAGCACACGGTCGGGCGTGTGCTCGACCTGTTCGATATCGACATCGGCGCGGTGCGCCGCTGGGGCGAGGACGAGGCGCTGAAACGTCGTTCGCTGCGAAAAATTGTTCCCTGAGCGCCTGCAGAAAACCACGAAAAAGGAGCGCATCATGCGGACCGAAAACCTGGACAGATCTGCTGCTGCGGATGCGCCTAAGGACTTGCGCGCTTGGCTCGCCCACCTTGCCCAACGAGGCAAGCTCGCTGTCGCCCGCGAGGGCGTGGAGCTCGCCGATGAACTTGCTGCCGTTTCGAAGCGGCTGGAGCGCGACCGCGCGGTGCTGTTTCCAGTGCCCGGCGGACACGACATTCCGGTGGTCGCCAATCTGTTCGCCGCGCGGGACTGGGTCGCTGAATCCATCGCTGTCGGCGCAGAGCAGTTGCTGGCGCGCTTCCTTGCTGCGGCGCGCGAGCCGCTGCCGAGCCGCGAAGTGACCAGCGGTCCGGTTCAGGAAATCGTCCACAACGAGGTCGACCTTCTCAGGCAGTTGCCGATCCCGAAGCACAACGAGCGCGACAGCGGGCCCTATATCACGGCAGGCCTGCTGATCGCACGCAATCCGCGCAACGGCATTCAGAACGTATCGATCCATCGCTGCCAGATCAGCGGTCCGAACCGGATCGGCGTTCTGCTCTTGCCCAGGCACACGCTTTCCTATTTCCGCATGGCCGAGGAGGCGGGCGAGGCGCTCGAGATCGCGATCGTCATCGGAGTCCATCCGGCATTGCTTCTGGCGTCGCAGGCGATTGCTGCGCTCGATGAAGACGAGATGGGGATAGCCGGCGCGCTGCTAGGGCAGCCGATCGACGTCGTGAAGTGCAAGACCAACTCCGTCCGCGTGCCGGCTCAGGCGGAGATCGTGATCGAGGGGCGAATTCTCCCGCGCGTGCGTGAGCCGGAAGGGCCGTTCGGTGAATTTCCCCAGTACTACGGGCCGCGCGCAAACCGCGAGGTCATCGAGGTGGATGCGATCACTCACCGCGCCCGGCCGATTTTCCACACGATTGTCGGCGGGGGCTATGAGCACCTCATCCTGGGCGCCGTGCCGCGCGAGGCGACATTACTGCAGCATTTGCGGCGCAGTTTCCCGAACGTGCTCGACGTGCGTCTGCCGCGCGGCGGTACCTGCCGCTACCATCTTGCCGTCAAGATCGACAAGACGTCTGACGGCGAGCCGAAGAACATCATCATGTGTGCCTTCGGCGCGCACTATGACATCAAGCAGGTCGTTGTCGTCGATAAGGACGTCAATATCGATGATTCCGAGGAAATCGAGTGGGCGATAGCGACGCGCTTCCAGGCCGATCGCGATCTGCTGATCGTTTCCGGCGCGCTCGGCTCCAAGCTCGATCCGACCACAAGGGACGGCATCAGCGCAAAGATGGGTCTCGACGCGACCGTGCCGGTCGACGCGCCGGAACTCGATTTCAAGCGTATTCACGTCAAGGGGGAGGAGCAGGTCGATCTCGCTTATGCCCTGCAGAAGAATCCGGCTCCGGCGCTCTCGCGTGTCCTTGTTCGAGATGCGCCCTAGGAGCCAAGCGCCAATCTGTTCGATCAGCCATGTATCTTGAGCCGAAGAGCTGTCGATGTTGATGACTTCAAGCCCGCGCAGTGGCGGCGAGATCCTCGTCGACGCACTGAAAACTAACGGCGTGGATACGGTATTCTGCCTGCCGGGTGAAAGCTTCCTGGCCGCACTCGACGCGCTTGCCGGCGCGGGCGAGGCTATTCGCACCATCGTGACCCGGCACGAGGCGGGCGCGGCGCACATGGCCGAGGCGTATGGAAAGCTGACCGGGCGTCCCGGAATCTGCTTTGTCACGCGAGGGCCGGGCGCGAGCCATGCCGCAATCGGCGTTCACACAGCGTCGCAGGATTCTACGCCGATGATCCTGTTTATCGGTCAGGTCGCCCGCGGCATGCTGGGGCGTGAAGCTTGGCAGGAGGTCGACTTCCGCCGGATGTTCGGCGGCATGGCCAAATGGGTCGTCGAGATCGATCGTGCCGAGCGCATTCCCGAGCTGGTCAGCCGCGCCTTCCATGTTGCGGTGTCCGGGCGCCCGGGGCCGGTCGTGGTCTCGCTGCCTGAGGACATGCTGACGGAGCAAGCCGCGGTGGCCAATGCTGCTCCTTACGTGCGGGTTGCGGGCCATTCCGGTCCCGCTCAGCTATCGCGCTTGGTCGAGATGATCGACGGCGCCGAGCGGCCGCTGGTGATCGTCGGTGGCGGCGGCTGGAATGCCCGAGCCTGCGCGGATCTCAAGGGCTTCGTGGAGACATTCAGCCTGCCGGTTGTCGCCGGCTTTCGGCGGCAGGACATTCTCGACAACCGGCATTCGCATTATGTCGGCCACGCGGGCCTGGGCCCAAGCCCAAAGTTGATCGAACGCATTCGCGGCGCCGACCTGATCATCGCCCTGGGCGGACGCCTGGGTGAGACCACGACTTCGGGCTACACGTTATTTGAAATTCCCCGCCCGGCTCAGCGCCTCGTGCACATACATGCCGATCCGAACGAGCTTGGACGCATCTATCAGGCCGATCTGCCGATCAACGCCGGTATGTCCGAGATGGCCGCGGCGCTCGCCGCGCTCCGGCCTTCGGAGCGATACGAAGCGGGGACGGAGGCGCGGCGGAAGGCATGGCTCGCAGCGGCGCGCGAGGACTTCATCGCCGACCAGATACCCGGATCGATGCCGGGCCCGGTCGATCTCGGCGCGGTGATGCTTCACTTGCGCGAAGTCCTGCCGGACGATGCCATCATCTCGAACGGGGCGGGCAACTACGCGATCTGGGTGCACAAGTTCCATCGCTATGGCGGTTTCAGGACGCAGCTTGCACCGACATCCGGCGCGATGGGCTATGGTCTGCCCGCGGCCATCGCGGCCAAACTGGTTCACTCTGACCGCACCGCGGTCTGCTTTGCCGGCGATGGCTGCTTCATGATGAGCGCCAATGAGCTTGCGACCGCATCACAATATGGACTCGGCGTCATTGTCATCGTCGTCAACAACGGCATGTATGGGTCCATTCGCATGCACCAGGAGAAGGAATATCCGGGGCGCGTTCATGCGACCGCGCTCGAGAATCCGGATTTTGTCGCGCTGGCCCGCGCCTTCGGCGGCTTTGGCGAGCAGGTCCTGGAAACCGAAAGCTTTGCAGCGGCCTTTGCCCGGGCAAGGGCCTTTGCAGACGAGCGGCGCAAGCCGGCCCTCCTCGAACTGAAGATCGAGGCGGAAGCCATCACACCTTCTGCCACGCTGACCCAATTGCGTCAGCGCGCGCTGGCGTCGCGGCACGCGGTACGATTCGCACCATGAAACGAAGCAACTTGTGAAGGGAGGACCAGTATGTCAACAGCTCTGCGCATCGCTCACGGCGCCTTCGGTAGGGTTGCGCTCCTGGACATGGATCGCTCGCTGGTGCGTCATGCCCACCCGCAGTGCCACGTCCTCCTGAAGGTCGAGGGCTCCGATACGCAATTCATGGTAGGCGACAGGGCCTATCCGCTCACCGACACCAATGCCGTGTTGGTCGATGCCTGGACGCCGCATGCCTATGTGCATGATCCGGCGCGGCCGAGGACTCTCATTCTCGCGCTCTACGTCGAGCCACATTGGCTGAAGGAATTTCGTTCCGGCTGGGCCGCCAGCGGCGCGCCCGGCTTTTTCGAGCAACCTTCCGGAGAGGTCTCGCCGCGGATTCGTCAGCTCACGCTCCGGCTGGCCGCCGAAATGGTAGAGCACCCGGACTGCACCCGCACCCATGAACAGGCGCTCTCAGATCTGATGATCGCGGTGATCGAGCGTTTCACGCCATGGCGCCGCTTTCCGGCTTCGATCCGCGGTATGAATGCGAAGAGCTGCGATTGGCGGATCAGGCGCGCCACCGAAGCGATGCGGGCTCGGGAAGGCTCATGCGCCAGCGTTGACCAGTTCGCGAAGAGCGCGGGCTTGTCGCGTGCGCAGTTTTTTCGTCTGTTCGAGTCCTCGCTTGGCATATCGCCGAAGATCTACCTGAATGTGGTGCGCATGGAGCGGGTGCTCGATGCGGTAATGCACCAGGATATGCCCTTTGGTGAGATCAGCGAGCGCTTCGGCTTCCCGGAGCCTGCGCATTTCACGCGCTTCTTTCGCGATCATGCCGGCGTGAGTCCGCGCGAGTTCCGCAGCGTCTCGCGCCTTGCGAGCTGATGGGGCAGCGTACGCTTCCAAATGAGACGATTTGGTAAGTGGTGAGAGGGGACGGTATGGCTCCTCTGGCCGGCGTTCTTACATCTGATCCGCGTGGCGTCGCAGAGCGCAATCGGGAGGAATGTTGTAAATGGCGCAGGTGGCGGCTCGACCCGCATCATCTGTCGACATGGAAGGCCGGCCGTGGGTCGGCCGCTCGATCGAGCGCGTCGAGGATGCGGCACTCCTCACTGGCCGCGGCCGTTTCATCGACGATCTCGGTACGCCGCCGGGCACGCTGCATGCTGCGATCCTCCGATCTCCCCATGCTCACGCCGATATCGTTTCGATCGACGCGGAGGCGGCACGCCGCGCACGGGGCGTTGCGGCCGTGCTCACCGGCGAGCAGGTCAAGGCGTTGACCTCAGGCCTCGTGGTCGGCGTCAAGGCGCCGGTGGAATGCTGGCCGATCGCGACTGAACGCGTTCGCTATGTCGGCGAACCCGTCGCCGTGGTCGTTGCGAGCGACCGTGCCTGGGCCGAAGATGCCGTCGAACTGATCCATGTCGAGTATCGGCCGCGCGCGGCCGTGGTCGATCCGTTGGCGGCGCTGGCGGCCGATGCGCCGGTTCTACACGACGGCTTTCCCGGCAACCTCGCCAGTGACCGTAGCTTCTCCTATGGCGATCCGGACCAGGCGTTTGCGCAAGCGCCGCATCGCTTCTCGATCGATATCCGCTATCCGCGCAATTCCTGCACGCCGATCGAAACCTACGGTGTGATTGCTTCCCACGATGCGGCCGAGGACGCCTTCGACATCCTCGCCAATTTCCAGGGACCGTTCAGCATCCACACCGTGATCTCACGCGCCCTGAAAGTACCCGGCAATCGGCTGCGGCTGCGCACCCCGCCGGATTCCGGCGGCAGCTTCGGCGTGAAGCAGGGCGTATTTCCCTACATTGTGTTGATCGGCGCGGCTTCGCGCGCTGTCGGACGTCCCGTGAAATGGATCGAGGATCGGCTCGAGCACCTCACTGCTTCGGTCTCGGCCACCAACCGCGCCACCACGCTTTCGGCCGCCGTCGCCGCCGACGGCAGGATCCTCGCCCTCGATTGGGATCAGGTCGAGGATTGCGGCGCCCACCTGCGCGCACCCGAACCGGCAACGCTCTACCGCATGCACGGCAACCTTGCCGGCGCCTACGACATCCGCCATGTGAAGGTGCGCAATCGCGTGGTGGTCACCAACAAGACGCCGACTGGCCTCAACCGCGGCTTCGGTGGACCGCAAGTCTACTTCGCGCTGGAACGCCTGGTGCAGCGGATCGCGATCGGCCTGCGCCTTGATCCGCTCGATGTCATCAAGCGCAATCTCGTTCCCGCGAATGCCTTTCCTTACCGCACGGCTACCGGCGCATTGCTCGATTCCGGCAACTACCAGGAAGCTATTGCGAAGGCCGTCGAGCAAGGAGGATTGGCCGAACTGATGGCGCGGCGCGAGGAGGCGCGCGCGCAGGGCCGTCTCTACGGCATCGGCTACACCGCGGTCGTCGAGCCCAGCGTCTCCAACATGGGCTACATCACCACCGTTCTTACGGCTGCCGAGCGGCGCAAGGCGGGGCAGAAGAATGGCGCGCAGGCGACTGCGACCGTCGCGCTCGATCCGACCGGTGGTGTGACGGTTCACGTCGCTTCGGTGCCGCAAGGGCAGGGGCACCGCACCGTGCTGTCGCAGGTGGTCGCCGATGTGTTCGGGCTCAAGCCGCAGGACATTCGCGTCAACACGGAAATCGACACCGCCAAGGATGCCTGGTCGATCGCCTCCGGAAACTATGCGAGTCGGTTTGCGGCCGCCGTGGCCGGCACCGCCAAATTGGCCGCTGAACGCATCGCCGCCCGTCTCGCGCGCGTCGCTGCGAGCCAGTTGAATGTGGAGCCGGCGGACATCGTCTTCGACGGAGGCTTCGTCGCCTCGAAGCATAATCCGGAGAACCGCGTCACCTTTTCCAGAGTTGCGGCGCTCAGCCATTGGTCGCCTGGCTCATTGCCTGACGATGCCGGCCAGACCATCCGCGAGACCGTGTTCTGGACCCCGCCGGAGCTGACTGCACCGGATGATGACGATCGAATCAACTCCTCTCTCTGCCACGGCTTCATCTTCGATTTCTGCGGCGTCGAGATT
This genomic window contains:
- a CDS encoding UbiX family flavin prenyltransferase — protein: MQDRTPSRLIIGISGASGVVYGVRLLQLLRNAGVETHLVMSKTAELTFAYETDLKISEVRALANFNHAIDDMAASISSGSFRTAGMIVAPCSMRSMSEIASGVTTTLLTRAADVVLKEKRRLVLMVRETPLHTGHLRTMTALSEIGAIIAPPVPAFYAKPDSLDDMIEHTVGRVLDLFDIDIGAVRRWGEDEALKRRSLRKIVP
- a CDS encoding UbiD family decarboxylase, translated to MRTENLDRSAAADAPKDLRAWLAHLAQRGKLAVAREGVELADELAAVSKRLERDRAVLFPVPGGHDIPVVANLFAARDWVAESIAVGAEQLLARFLAAAREPLPSREVTSGPVQEIVHNEVDLLRQLPIPKHNERDSGPYITAGLLIARNPRNGIQNVSIHRCQISGPNRIGVLLLPRHTLSYFRMAEEAGEALEIAIVIGVHPALLLASQAIAALDEDEMGIAGALLGQPIDVVKCKTNSVRVPAQAEIVIEGRILPRVREPEGPFGEFPQYYGPRANREVIEVDAITHRARPIFHTIVGGGYEHLILGAVPREATLLQHLRRSFPNVLDVRLPRGGTCRYHLAVKIDKTSDGEPKNIIMCAFGAHYDIKQVVVVDKDVNIDDSEEIEWAIATRFQADRDLLIVSGALGSKLDPTTRDGISAKMGLDATVPVDAPELDFKRIHVKGEEQVDLAYALQKNPAPALSRVLVRDAP
- a CDS encoding thiamine pyrophosphate-binding protein codes for the protein MTSSPRSGGEILVDALKTNGVDTVFCLPGESFLAALDALAGAGEAIRTIVTRHEAGAAHMAEAYGKLTGRPGICFVTRGPGASHAAIGVHTASQDSTPMILFIGQVARGMLGREAWQEVDFRRMFGGMAKWVVEIDRAERIPELVSRAFHVAVSGRPGPVVVSLPEDMLTEQAAVANAAPYVRVAGHSGPAQLSRLVEMIDGAERPLVIVGGGGWNARACADLKGFVETFSLPVVAGFRRQDILDNRHSHYVGHAGLGPSPKLIERIRGADLIIALGGRLGETTTSGYTLFEIPRPAQRLVHIHADPNELGRIYQADLPINAGMSEMAAALAALRPSERYEAGTEARRKAWLAAAREDFIADQIPGSMPGPVDLGAVMLHLREVLPDDAIISNGAGNYAIWVHKFHRYGGFRTQLAPTSGAMGYGLPAAIAAKLVHSDRTAVCFAGDGCFMMSANELATASQYGLGVIVIVVNNGMYGSIRMHQEKEYPGRVHATALENPDFVALARAFGGFGEQVLETESFAAAFARARAFADERRKPALLELKIEAEAITPSATLTQLRQRALASRHAVRFAP
- a CDS encoding helix-turn-helix transcriptional regulator, whose protein sequence is MSTALRIAHGAFGRVALLDMDRSLVRHAHPQCHVLLKVEGSDTQFMVGDRAYPLTDTNAVLVDAWTPHAYVHDPARPRTLILALYVEPHWLKEFRSGWAASGAPGFFEQPSGEVSPRIRQLTLRLAAEMVEHPDCTRTHEQALSDLMIAVIERFTPWRRFPASIRGMNAKSCDWRIRRATEAMRAREGSCASVDQFAKSAGLSRAQFFRLFESSLGISPKIYLNVVRMERVLDAVMHQDMPFGEISERFGFPEPAHFTRFFRDHAGVSPREFRSVSRLAS
- a CDS encoding xanthine dehydrogenase family protein molybdopterin-binding subunit — protein: MAQVAARPASSVDMEGRPWVGRSIERVEDAALLTGRGRFIDDLGTPPGTLHAAILRSPHAHADIVSIDAEAARRARGVAAVLTGEQVKALTSGLVVGVKAPVECWPIATERVRYVGEPVAVVVASDRAWAEDAVELIHVEYRPRAAVVDPLAALAADAPVLHDGFPGNLASDRSFSYGDPDQAFAQAPHRFSIDIRYPRNSCTPIETYGVIASHDAAEDAFDILANFQGPFSIHTVISRALKVPGNRLRLRTPPDSGGSFGVKQGVFPYIVLIGAASRAVGRPVKWIEDRLEHLTASVSATNRATTLSAAVAADGRILALDWDQVEDCGAHLRAPEPATLYRMHGNLAGAYDIRHVKVRNRVVVTNKTPTGLNRGFGGPQVYFALERLVQRIAIGLRLDPLDVIKRNLVPANAFPYRTATGALLDSGNYQEAIAKAVEQGGLAELMARREEARAQGRLYGIGYTAVVEPSVSNMGYITTVLTAAERRKAGQKNGAQATATVALDPTGGVTVHVASVPQGQGHRTVLSQVVADVFGLKPQDIRVNTEIDTAKDAWSIASGNYASRFAAAVAGTAKLAAERIAARLARVAASQLNVEPADIVFDGGFVASKHNPENRVTFSRVAALSHWSPGSLPDDAGQTIRETVFWTPPELTAPDDDDRINSSLCHGFIFDFCGVEIDRTTFETRIDRYVTMHDCGTILHPAMVNGQIRGGFVQALGAALYEEYAYAADGSFLTGTFADYLLPTTTEVPDPQIIHMETPSPFTPLGAKGVGEGNCMSTPVCIANAVADALGLADVTLPLVPAKLADLARGPEPLPPAGQTRAAAAREADRRLRGEGSASVNAAPEQVWTMLLDARTLQAVIPGCQRVDKVSDTHFRADVTLGIGPVTGRYRADVELFDLDPPNAVRLRGKAEGALGFGEAEGHITLEPDGNGGTRLHYSYEAAIGGKVASIGGRLLDGATRVIIGQFFAALARQAGDGASVSGFSLVALLGRLASLFGGRR